The DNA segment GGATGCCGGTATGTTTGATGTCTCGCACATGACCATCGTTGATCTCCACGGTGCCCGTACCCGTGAATTCCTCCGTTACCTGCTGGCGAACGATGTCGCCAAACTCACCGTCCCCGGCAAAGCACTGTACACCGGCATGCTCAATGCCTCCGGCGGCGTCATTGATGACCTGATTGTTTATTTCCTTACCGAAGATTATTTCCGACTGGTGGTGAACTCCGCAACGCGCGAGAAAGATCTGGCATGGATTTCGCAGCATGCAGAACCGTACGGCGTCGAACTGACCGTGCGTGATGATTTAGCGCTGGTGGCCGTTCAGGGGCCGCAGGCGAAAGAAAAAGCCGAAACCTTATTTACTGCTGAACAAAAAAACGCTGTTGCTGGCATGAAGCCGTTTTTCGGCGTGCAGGCGGGCGATCTCTTTATTGCAACCACTGGCTATACCGGCGAAGCAGGCTATGAAATTGCGCTGCCGCAAGAGCAGGTGGCAGATTTCTGGCAGAAATTGCTGGCAGCAGGCGTGAAGCCTGCCGGGCTCGGCGCGCGTGATACGCTGCGTCTGGAAGCGGGTATGAACCTTTACGGTCAGGAAATGGATGAAGGCGTTTCACCGCTGGCGGCCAACATGGGCTGGACCATTGCGTGGGCACCGGAAGACCGGAGTTTTATTGGCCGTGACGCACTGGAAAGACAGCGCGAGCAGGGCACCGAACAGTTGGTCGGTCTGGTAATGACTGAAAAAGGCGTATTACGAAACGAGCTGCCGGTGCATTTCACCGACGCGGCAGGCAATACCCAACAAGGCGTGATCACCAGCGGTTCATTCTCCCCGACGCTGGGCTACAGCATCGCGCTGGCGCGCGTTCCGCAAGGCATTGGCGAACAGGCGATTGTGCAAATTCGTAACCGTGAAATGCCGGTAAAAGTCACCAAACCGGGCTTTGTCCGTAACGGTAAACCGCTGGCGCAGTAATGAACCCGATTGAGTTGAACACAAAAATTTAAAAACATTTTCAGGAGATTATTGATGAGCAATGTTCCCGCAGAGTTGAAATATGCTTCTTCCCACGAATGGGTCCGTTCAGAAGGCAACGGCGTTTATACCGTAGGCATCACCGAACACGCGCAGGAATTATTGGGCGACATGGTGTTTGTCGATCTGCCAGAAGTTGGCCGTGAAGTGGCCGCAGGCGAAGACTGCGCCGTGGCTGAATCCGTGAAAGCCGCTTCCGACATTTACTCCCCGTTAAGTGGCGAAATCATCGCAGTGAACGGCGAACTGGAAGGTTCCCCGGAGCTGGTTAACAGCGAACCATACGGTGCCGGTTTCCTGTTCCAGATTAAAGCGTCTGACGAAGCTGAACTCGCTAACCTGCTTGATGCAGAAGCTTATGGTTCTTCGATCGACGAATAAGTAAAACTGCACGACCGCCCCGCACCCGTTTGCGGGGTGCATTCAACACCCGTAGCTTTTGTCAGTATCCCAAGACACCTCCAGCAGATTTCAGGAATGCGTAGCAAATGACTCAGACTCTCAGCCAACTCGAACACAGCGAAGCGTTTATCGGCCGTCACATTGGCCCGTCATCCCGGCAGCAGCAAGATATGCTGGATACGGTCGGTGCCGGTTCGTTAAATGCCCTGATCCAGCAGATCGTTCCGGTCGATATTCAGTT comes from the Enterobacteriaceae bacterium Kacie_13 genome and includes:
- the gcvH gene encoding glycine cleavage system protein GcvH, with translation MSNVPAELKYASSHEWVRSEGNGVYTVGITEHAQELLGDMVFVDLPEVGREVAAGEDCAVAESVKAASDIYSPLSGEIIAVNGELEGSPELVNSEPYGAGFLFQIKASDEAELANLLDAEAYGSSIDE
- the gcvT gene encoding glycine cleavage system aminomethyltransferase GcvT, which produces MVKQTQLFEQHVACGARMVDFHGWMMPLHYGSQLDEHHIVRQDAGMFDVSHMTIVDLHGARTREFLRYLLANDVAKLTVPGKALYTGMLNASGGVIDDLIVYFLTEDYFRLVVNSATREKDLAWISQHAEPYGVELTVRDDLALVAVQGPQAKEKAETLFTAEQKNAVAGMKPFFGVQAGDLFIATTGYTGEAGYEIALPQEQVADFWQKLLAAGVKPAGLGARDTLRLEAGMNLYGQEMDEGVSPLAANMGWTIAWAPEDRSFIGRDALERQREQGTEQLVGLVMTEKGVLRNELPVHFTDAAGNTQQGVITSGSFSPTLGYSIALARVPQGIGEQAIVQIRNREMPVKVTKPGFVRNGKPLAQ